GAAACAATAAGTAATAAATATAATGCATCTGGTCAATTAGTTAGTTCATATGTTTATCAAACATTTTTAATTGACAGAAAATTTGAGTATAACTTGATTTACACTTACTATTCCAATGGGCTTTTAAAAAGTATACGTGGATATGTTCCAGAATTTTTTAAATATGAATATTATGAATAAATTTGCCTAACATATGCTAAAATAACAAGTGCAGGTCTTGTGCGTAACTTGAAACGACAGTGCAATAACTTGCATTGTGCTGAATTGAAACATTTTACTTTCAAATCCTGTACCTGCGTTCAGCATTTTTCGATATCCGAATGTATAACAGAGCCTTGGCAGACAGCGAAATCTCAAAAAAACTATCCACTGTAAAAACTTTGATAAAAGCAAGTCCCGACCCGACTTGCTTTTCTTTTTTTTCGTATCTTTGCACAAAGAACTTAATCAATAAGAATATGCTCGCCAATTTAGATAACGAAGTAATTTTCAAAAAAGCATTTACAAATGAATTAGTATTCAAGTCATTTGTAAAAGACGTTTTGGGAATTGATTTTGAAATGGGAAAAATTGAAACCGAAAAGAAATTTAGCCCTAAAATCGGCTTTGTTGATTTTGAGTTGGATATTTATGCCGAAAGTGCCGACAAAAGAGTGTGTATAGAAATTCAGCGTGTAGAGTACGACCA
The Hugenholtzia roseola DSM 9546 DNA segment above includes these coding regions:
- a CDS encoding PD-(D/E)XK nuclease family transposase, whose translation is MLANLDNEVIFKKAFTNELVFKSFVKDVLGIDFEMGKIETEKKFSPKIGFVDFELDIYAESADKRVCIEIQRVEYDHHFDRFLHYFLMLITEQQRSAKEYNIDQTVYMIVILTAPYTISEKNGKPILDEV